A region of the Dyadobacter sp. CECT 9275 genome:
TCGATACAGGGTATCTGAACAAGCCCGCCGACGGGATCGCAGGTCATACCCAAATGGTGCTCCATCGCAATTTCCGCTGCCATGAGGCACTGTTCCACCGTACCGCCCATGACTTCCGTCAGGCCTGCCGCTGCCATGGCAGAAGAAACGCCTATCTCCGCCTGGCATCCGCCCATAGCAGCCGATATGGTAGCTCCTTTTTTGAAAATGCTGCCGATTTCTCCGGCTGTCAGCAAAAACCTCAGGATGGACTCATCACTGCTTTCACAAAACGTAACATAGTATTGCAGTACAGCCGGAATCACCCCCGCCGCTCCGTTCGTCGGTGCGGTTACCACCCTGCTGAACGAAGCATTTTCTTCGTTGACCGCCAATGCAAAACAACTCACCCAGTCGAGTGTATACTTAAAGCCATTACCAGCAGCCCTGATCCTTGCGACCCAATCGTCATAATGATCGTCTGTGGCTTCGGATAGCAATTTTTTGCTGAGGCTGGCCGCTCGACGTTTCACATTCAGTCCCCCGGGCAAGGTACCATCCGCATGGCAGCCCCGATATATGCTTTCACGCATCACCCTCCATATATTCAACAGCTCTGATTTAATATCAGTCTCCGTTCTCCATGCTTTTTCATTTTCCAGTACTATTTCCCAGATGGACAGGCCTGTGCGCTGCGCCCACTTCAGAACGTCAGATGCTTTCTCCGTCGGATACGGTAAGACCGTTTCGTCGTTTCCCGTTACTTCCTCATTTTCTTTCATCACAAAGCCCCCGCCAACAGAGTAATAAGTTTCTGCTATCTGCCTGCCATTGGGGAGTTCAGCCCTAAATGTCAGTGCATTGGGATGAAATGGAAGAGACTCCTTCATCATAAAAACGATGTCACTCTGAGGATTGAAAGGCAGTGTTCTGGTACCATTTAGCCGGATCAGACCACGGTCCCTTATATCCGCAATGATGGTACCAATGCGGGAAGCATCAATCAGTACAGGGTCATGGCCACTCAGACCCAGTAAAACGGCGAGGTCAGTCCCATGTCCGACACCCGTTTTCGCCAGAGAACCATACAAATAAACACGTACCGAAGTAACCTGCTCCAATCCCGCCGTTTTTTCAATCAGGCTAAGAAACTGCTGGGCGGCCCGCCATGGCCCCAATGTGTGCGAACTCGACGGACCAATCCCTATTTTAAATATATCAAAAACCGAAATGCGCTCTTCTTTCATAACAAAGCTAAACTTTACGACGGACCCACATTTCAGTTGAATCAATCCGGTTATAAATATAGAATGCCATCGGTGATTTATGACCAGGCAGGTTGATAGTTAGATAGTTTATTGCCAACAGGTGACAAATTCCGTCATTTTATCTGGTTATTCTTTACTTTTTAAAATAACGGTATTTTGATCCAGCATATAATGAAGGTGATGTGTTCTGGCAAGGGTATCCAGTATATCGGCGAGGGGATCGGACAATAAAAATTTACCCGACAACTTTGTCTCCTTTATCGATTCACTTTCAAAAGCGATTTTCACATCAAACCTGCTTTCCAGTGTCGCCGCAACAGTGGCGAAACGCTCCTGGTCGAACACCAGAATTCCCTCCTTCCAGGCAATGGCGTTGGTACCCACTATGTTGGTTTTAGTGAATTTACCCGAATCCATATCCACAGTTGCACGTTCATTCGCCGACAATTCGATCCCAAGCATATCAAAAGAGGAGTCATTTACCAATGATGCTTGTCCGCGAACCACCGAAAATTCGGTCATCCTTAGGTATTTGTAAGCCCGTATATCCAAAGCACTGCCCGCTGGCAACCGTGCCCTGATTCCCTTGGTCAGTACAAAGAAATTCGAGACCTCCCGGTTGGCAATATCAAAATAGGCCTCTCCCTCCAGAAGTTCTACATTTATCTGTTTCCCCACGGGATCTTCAGGGTACAGAAGTGTACTACCTTCGTTGAGGTACACAACTGAACCGTCGCCGAATTTCAGCCAGATCCTTTGCCCTTTGGCAGTGGTGAGCCTGGCTATGTTATCGCCAAAAATAAAATGATAGGCATGTACCCTGTAAGTGTAAAGCAGCCAGCCCGTGGACACCACCAGGAAGATGCCAACTATCAGAAAAAGACCTCTGCCTGATCGTGAGAAAAATCTTGACTCCGGTTTTTCACTCAGATTTCCGTTGATAATATCATCCTTATCGGCCTCAAGTTGTGTGTCCAGCACCTGGTCCAGTTTCCCTTGTTTGAGAAGATAAAAGAAAACTTCCAGTTCCGTATCACTTATATCGTTGTTTCTGTACCGTTGAACAAGATTTTCCAAAAATGCGTGATCATCCATCCGTAACGTTTTCTTACAAAGACGGGTTTGGAGTAAAATAGGGTACCTGGTGCTTCATATTTTTTTCAAATCCCCCCACCGGACCGACCAGCGGTACCAAACCAGATTTGGAAGACAAGTATACCCATGCAGGTACTTGGCTTATATACAAGGTTTTCCTCGACCCGAAATCATTTCATCTTAATATGAATTCCGTCATGCTCAAAATCACCGGAAAAGGTTTCAGCACATTCCGAAAGCATACCTTTGCTCTGTTATTCGTGACTACGCTCATTACCAGGATACAGGCACAGAATTATGACGAGCGCAAAGTACCCCGATACACTTTACCCGAGCCATTGACTACTTCCTCGGACATGGAAGTAAAAAACATTAAAACCTGGGAAAAGGTAAGGCGCCCTGAAATCCTGCAACTTTTTGAGGATAATATTTATGGTCAAATGCCTGAATACTACGACAAGATCAGCTACGAAATTACCAGTGAGGACAAAACAGCCATGAACGGCAAGGCACATTTGAAACAGGTACTGATCCGCATCACTCAAAAAGATAAAGTAGTAAAAATTAACCTTACGCTATTCATCCCTCAAAATAGTACAAAACCCAAACCCGTTTTTTTATTGATCAACAACCGCGGAAAAGAGAATACCGATCCCGAACGAAAAGTAAAAAGCGAGTTCTGGCCCGCAGAAATGCTGGTCGACAACGGATATGCGGCGGCGGCCTTTCATGTGAGCGACCTGGCACCCGATCATAAGGATAATTATACCAACGGGGTTCTGCAGCTATATCCCGAACAGCTGAAAATGGATAACGGGATGAAAGCCATTGGCGCCTGGGCCTGGGGTGCAAGCCGCGTTATGGATTATTTTGAACAGGATAAGGATATTGATGCGAAGAGAGTTGCGGTAGCAGGCCACTCGCGCGGTGG
Encoded here:
- a CDS encoding FecR family protein, which codes for MENLVQRYRNNDISDTELEVFFYLLKQGKLDQVLDTQLEADKDDIINGNLSEKPESRFFSRSGRGLFLIVGIFLVVSTGWLLYTYRVHAYHFIFGDNIARLTTAKGQRIWLKFGDGSVVYLNEGSTLLYPEDPVGKQINVELLEGEAYFDIANREVSNFFVLTKGIRARLPAGSALDIRAYKYLRMTEFSVVRGQASLVNDSSFDMLGIELSANERATVDMDSGKFTKTNIVGTNAIAWKEGILVFDQERFATVAATLESRFDVKIAFESESIKETKLSGKFLLSDPLADILDTLARTHHLHYMLDQNTVILKSKE
- a CDS encoding L-serine ammonia-lyase, which codes for MKEERISVFDIFKIGIGPSSSHTLGPWRAAQQFLSLIEKTAGLEQVTSVRVYLYGSLAKTGVGHGTDLAVLLGLSGHDPVLIDASRIGTIIADIRDRGLIRLNGTRTLPFNPQSDIVFMMKESLPFHPNALTFRAELPNGRQIAETYYSVGGGFVMKENEEVTGNDETVLPYPTEKASDVLKWAQRTGLSIWEIVLENEKAWRTETDIKSELLNIWRVMRESIYRGCHADGTLPGGLNVKRRAASLSKKLLSEATDDHYDDWVARIRAAGNGFKYTLDWVSCFALAVNEENASFSRVVTAPTNGAAGVIPAVLQYYVTFCESSDESILRFLLTAGEIGSIFKKGATISAAMGGCQAEIGVSSAMAAAGLTEVMGGTVEQCLMAAEIAMEHHLGMTCDPVGGLVQIPCIERNTMGAIKAITAAQLAVQSDPGHAKVSLDNVVKTMWETALDMNNRYKETSEGGLALNIPLSLSEC
- a CDS encoding dienelactone hydrolase family protein, whose translation is MLKITGKGFSTFRKHTFALLFVTTLITRIQAQNYDERKVPRYTLPEPLTTSSDMEVKNIKTWEKVRRPEILQLFEDNIYGQMPEYYDKISYEITSEDKTAMNGKAHLKQVLIRITQKDKVVKINLTLFIPQNSTKPKPVFLLINNRGKENTDPERKVKSEFWPAEMLVDNGYAAAAFHVSDLAPDHKDNYTNGVLQLYPEQLKMDNGMKAIGAWAWGASRVMDYFEQDKDIDAKRVAVAGHSRGGKASLWAAAQDQRFAICISNCSGNTGAALSRRQFGERIARINTSFPHWFNNNYKKFNDKEDSLPVDQHMLIALVAPRPVYATNASKDLWADPTGTYLSLKNAEKVYALYHRKSALPPSPPNINEPVYRSILAYHNREGEHNMTSYDWGNFIKFADYHYKKGR